A portion of the Scleropages formosus chromosome 15, fSclFor1.1, whole genome shotgun sequence genome contains these proteins:
- the map3k9 gene encoding mitogen-activated protein kinase kinase kinase 9 has translation MDPFKSPFKNTPSASAGAAGQQQSSPRAERDASRREAPRSPGDGSSAAVAPSRPQPVTGGGYWTAVFDYDAGAEDELSLRKGDLVEVLSKDSLVSGDEGWWTGRIEDRVGIFPSSYVCGSGSGGGGDSPEKSGDAALQEGLCGYSVPPLRLLEIDFSELVLEEIIGVGGFGKVYRALWRGAEVAVKAARRDPDEDAGQTVESVRQEAKLFAMLRHPNIMALVGVCLQEPNLCLVMEFARGGSLNRALSRKRIPPHTLVDWAVQIARAMHYLHCQVIVPIIHRDLKSSNILILEKVENEDLTNKTLKITDFGLAREWHRTTKMSAAGTYAWMAPEVIRSSTFSKGSDVWSYGVLLWELLTGEVPFRGIDGLAVAYGVAMNKLALPIPSTCPEPFARLMEDCWNPDPHARPSFTSILDQLTAIEESGFFEMPAESFHSLQDDWKLEVQEMFDQLRAKEKELRSWEEELCRAALQQKSQEEALRRREQELAEREIHILERELNLIIHQLYQEKPRVESRQGKFRRSRLKLRDGNRISLPSDFQHKITVQASPSVDRRRSLIGSSSSPPTSPPLLPRLRAIQLTPGDSGKAWGRNAVFQLDEEDERKGFRRKSRAWGSREQQSTEDSGKALLEGNRQRSSSAPNLRRSPRHSPAVPGVPSLAEMENEDSCCSTEAVESPSSSYLCIPFHREGHISEAASGEHAVAGHAPDSGSARRSPSGGRRSELVLLGCGALLAAVGLGFDLLGLSKPEESSKPRWEGFFHRTGGQRRSTSPPTRKLFRRESPLKPPAPLPERGFPASLTLLSLSSVSDCNSTRSLLRSDSEELLVYRPASPPLPPPVVPLNPLVNTHLESFKRHPRQSLTPTHLPSGPGGSRNLRRTPSDGAIKRGCPPNNTLTPPVKGTPETTARSPKGMKTDGAEVPRLPDPNVVFPPTPRRRCPPERPKTLDFLARPRPSPRALREACWGDSPGGRGRGGGQWSGESPSHTSSTETPPTMEFGGDVAVLPTPMEPPTPCSPRKCSSLLDHRDEGQLRDGTLPLCMPEPSLPKDSPYRLRPGFWS, from the exons ATGGATCCCTTCAAATCCCCCTTTAAAAACACGCCGAGCGCCTCCGCCGGGGCCGCCGGCCAGCAGCAGTCGAGTCCGAGAGCGGAGAGGGACGCGTCCCGGCGGGAGGCGCCGCGGAGCCCCGGCGATGGCAGCAGCGCAGCCGTGGCGCCCTCGCGGCCGCAGCCGGTCACCGGCGGCGGCTACTGGACGGCCGTGTTCGACTACGACGCCGGAGCGGAGGACGAGCTGAGCCTGCGGAAGGGCGACCTGGTGGAGGTGCTCTCCAAGGACTCGCTCGTGTCGGGGGACGAGGGCTGGTGGACGGGCAGGATCGAGGACCGGGTGGGCATCTTCCCCAGCAGCTACGTGtgcggcagcggcagcggcggcggcggcgacagCCCGGAGAAGAGCGGCGACGCGGCGCTGCAGGAGGGTCTCTGCGGCTACTCGGTCCCCCCGCTGCGGC TGCTGGAAATTGATTTCTCGGAGCTGGTGCTCGAGGAGATCATTGGGGTCGGGGGCTTCGGGAAGGTATACAGGGCACTGTGGAGGGGCGCGGAGGTGGCGGTGAAGGCGGCACGGAGAGACCCCGATGAGGACGCGGGCCAGACGGTGGAGAGTGTGCGACAGGAGGCCAAACTGTTCGCCATGCTTCGTCACCCCAACATCATGGCCCTGGTGGGGGTGTGCCTGCAGGAGCCGAACCTCTGTCTGGTGATGGAGTTCGCCCGTGGGGGCTCCCTCAACCGCGCCCTCTCGAGGAAGCGCATCCCTCCCCACACGCTGGTGGATTGGGCCGTACAGATAGCCCGCGCCATGCACTACCTGCACTGCCAGGTCATCGTCCCCATTATACACCGGGACCTCAAGTCCAGCAACA TCCTGATCCTGGAGAAGGTGGAGAACGAGGACTTGACCAATAAGACACTGAAGATCACCGACTTTGGCCTTGCACGGGAATGGCACCGCACCACCAAGATGAGCGCTGCAGGAACCTATGCCTGGATGGCCCCCGAGGTCATCCGTTCCTCCACATTTTCCAAGGGCAGCGATGTTTGGAG TTACGGGGTGCTTCTCTGGGAGCTGTTGACTGGCGAGGTGCCGTTCCGAGGGATCGACGGCCTGGCCGTGGCATATGGAGTGGCTATGAACAAGTTGGCACTACCTATTCCCTCCACGTGTCCCGAACCCTTTGCTCGATTAATGGAGG ACTGCTGGAACCCGGACCCCCATGCTCGGCCATCATTCACCAGCATCCTTGACCAACTGACCGCCATTGAGGAGTCTGGATTCTTTGAGATGCCCGCTGAATCGTTCCACTCGCTCCAAGATGACTGGAAGTTGGAGGTCCAAGAGATGTTTGACCAGCTGAGGGCTAAGGAGAAG GAGCTGCGGTCATGGGAAGAGGAGCTGTGCCGGGCCGCTTTGCAGCAGAAGAGCCAAGAGGAAGCACTGCGGCGGCGGGAGCAGGAGTTGGCTGAGCGAGAGATCCACATCCTAGAGCGGGAGCTTAACCTCATCATCCACCAGTTGTACCAGGAGAAACCACGGGTCGAGAGCCGGCAGGGCAAATTTCGCCGCAGCCGACTCAAGCTGAGGGACGGTAACCGGATCAGTCTGCCCTCAG ATTTCCAACACAAGATCACAGTACAGGCTTCACCCTCAGTGGACCGGCGCCGGAGTTTGATTGGTAGCAGCTCCAGCCCACCAACCAGCCCCCCGCTGCTGCCCCGCCTAAGAGCGATACAGC TCACGCCCGGAGACAGTGGCAAAGCATGGGGACGGAATGCAGTTTTCCAGCTGGATGAGGAGGACGAGAGGAAAGGCTTCCGAAGGAAAAGTCGTGCTTggggcagcagagagcagcagagcacTGAGGACAG CGGAAAGGCTTTGCTGGAGGGCAACAGGCAGAGGTCAAGCAGTGCCCCGAACCTACGCCGGTCACCCCGGCATAGTCCGGCTGTGCCAGGGGTGCCCAGTCTGGCAGAAATGG AAAACGAAGACAGCTGTTGCTCTACTGAGGCGGTGGAGTCACCCAGCAGTTCCTACCTCTGCATCCCCTTCCACAGGGAGGGGCACATTTCGGAGGCCGCTAGCGGGGAGCATGCCGTCGCCGGCCATGCCCCGGACTCCGGTAGTGCGAGGAGGAGTCCGAGCGGGGGACGTCGCTCGGAGCTCGTTCTCTTGGGCTGCGGGGCCCTGCTGGCCGCAGTAGGACTAGGGTTTGATCTGCTGGGTCTCAGCAAGCCGGAGGAGAGCAGCAAACCTCGTTGGGAGGGCTTCTTCCACAGGACTGGGGGCCAGAGGCGCAGCACCAGCCCTCCCACACGAAAGCTGTTTCGACGGGAAAGCCCGCTGAAGCCTCCTGCGCCGCTCCCTGAACGGGGCTTCCCTGCGTCCCTCACCCTGCTGTCCCTGTCCTCTGTATCGGACTGCAACTCTACTCGTTCCCTGCTACGCTCTGATAGCGAGGAGCTCCTGGTCTACAGACCTGCGTCCCCCCCGCTGCCCCCTCCTGTCGTGCCGCTCAACCCCCTGGTCAATACACACCTGGAAAGCTTCAAGCGGCATCCCCGGCAATCGCtcacccccacccacctcccCTCTGGTCCCGGCGGTTCGCGTAATCTGCGTCGGACCCCATCGGATGGAGCCATCAAGAGAGGGTGTCCTCCAAATAATACCCTCACACCCCCTGTCAAAGGGACTCCTGAAACTACAG CCAGGAGCCCTAAGGGGATGAAAACTGATGGTGCTGAGGTCCCCCGCTTGCCAGACCCCAATGTGGTGTTCCCTCCAACACCCCGCCGCCGATGCCCACCCGAGCGTCCGAAAACCCTAGACTTCTTGGCCCGGCCTCGCCCCTCGCCACGTGCCCTCCGTGAGGCCTGCTGGGGTGACTCCCCCGGGGGAAGGGGCAGAGGCGGAGGGCAGTGGAGTGGAGAGTCTCCGTCACACACCTCCAGTACAGAGACCCCACCCACGATGGAGTTTGGTGGGGACGTGGCGGTCTTGCCCACACCCAtggagccccccaccccctgttcTCCACGGAAGTGCAGCAGTTTGCTGGATCACAGAGATGAAGGGCAGCTGCGAGATGGAACCCTGCCCCTGTGCATGCCTGAGCCAAGCCTGCCCAAAGACTCCCCCTACCGGCTCCGGCCTGGCTTCTGGTCCTAG